A region from the Triticum aestivum cultivar Chinese Spring chromosome 3D, IWGSC CS RefSeq v2.1, whole genome shotgun sequence genome encodes:
- the LOC123076569 gene encoding B3 domain-containing protein Os03g0619600, with amino-acid sequence MGDRLTRSGAGGKRASAAAISRPGRGRMDEPDGGARPDQHSLLLQRSNQLLLAVTLFVCKLFISSPGADKTGWERHHVRGQRKTTVEATQDLIKMSDPCECCQIKLKFLRQINGNFMHSLVIPEWFVNQFGGKIWRTVKLESPNGNVYDVGVTENMNRTILKSGWASFVDANKIEENYSLMFRYLENARFKVTIFDSSGKQKASCCARMGTAGPDVRNPSTFDVENSSSSCGGTTQSSPSERSDSDGSQKESSYGYKKSAKKAAISDSSEELSAEDSLSRGNLVDSYGVQVHLNDYVLSGKCDLTVAQEAKIQALVEKIRSQIPVLVVQMKKTSANFGNLRKYFPCEATNIILQLPTKNKEWKCRFNPGRRNLYLGYFVRENCVQEGDICLFQPIAKAKEGRFTVIVHLLHKESVHHSPGGTAGMTHTATDGRTGAKTSLTARVKEEPTTDGEDMSSLGPKEDGDNSEGAPETPFVLPDRASITPAQEQKVWEKVEAIESTVPVYVAILNKCNVARKSGMMINMGKQYASRYLEKQYFTGHHGKKNVISLVLQREGKSRTWDTELRRRTDRMMICKGWVAFARGNHLRVGDLCLLKLMESEEPLKMMVYIIRREKCLH; translated from the exons ATGGGTGACCGCCTCACCCGATCTGGCGCGGGAGGCAAgagggcctccgccgccgccatcagcCGCCCGGGGAGGGGGAGGATGGACGAGCCCGATGGCGGGG CAAGACCGGACCAGCATTCCCTTCTACTACAGCGCAGCAACCAGCTTCTTCTGGCAGTGACTCTCTTTGTTTGCAAGTTATTCATATCCTCT CCGGGAGCGGACAAGACAGGGTGGGAGCGCCACCACGTACGAGGACAGAGGAAGACGACCGTCGAGGCGACGCAG GACTTAATCAAGATGAGTGATCCATGTGAATGCTGCCAGATCAAGCTTAAGTTTCTAAGGCAGATCAATGGCAACTTCATGCACAGCCTG GTCATACCAGAGTGGTTTGTGAACCAATTTGGAGGAAAGATCTGGAGAACTGTCAAATTAGAGTCCCCTAATGGTAACGTCTATGACGTTGGAGTTACCGAGAATATGAACCGAACAATTTTGAAGTCTGGATGGGCATCATTTGTTGATGCCAATAAAATAGAAGAAAATTATTCATTGATGTTTCGTTACCTTGAAAACGCCCGCTTCAAGGTTACAATATTCGATTCCAGTGGTAAGCAGAAAGCATCGTGCTGTGCTAGGATGGGAACTGCTGGTCCTGATGTTAGGAACCCAAGCACATTTGATGTTGAGAATTCTAGTAGTTCTTGTGGTGGTACTACTCAGTCTTCACCAAGCGAAAGATCAGATTCAGATGGAAGCCAAAAGGAAAGCTCGTACGGTTATAAAAAATCAGCAAAGAAGGCTGCAATATCAGATTCTTCTGAGGAATTATCAG CTGAAGACAGTCTATCTAGAGGCAATTTGGTGGATTCATATGGTGTACAGGTGCATTTGAATGACTATGTCCTATCAGGGAAATGTGATCTTACAGTAGCACAGGAGGCAAAAATACAAGCACTTGTAGAGAAAATTCGATCTCAAATCCCGGTGCTTGTTGTACAGATGAAGAAGACCAGCGCAAACTTTGGTAATCTG aggaagtacttcCCATGTGAAGCTACAAATATCATACTTCAGCTGCCTACAAAGAACAAGGAATGGAAGTGCAGATTTAATCCAGGTCGGCGCAACCTTTATTTGGGCTACTTTGTCCGTGAAAACTGTGTTCAAGAGGGAGATATCTGCCTCTTTCAACCAATAGCAAAGGCTAAGGAAGGAAGATTTACAGTAATTGTCCATCTTCTTCACAAAGAGAGCGTTCATCATTCCCCTGGTGGAACAGCAGGGATGACACACACGGCTACCGACGGAAGAACAGGCGCAAAGACATCCTTAACAGCCCGTGTTAAGGAGGAACCAACCACTGATG GCGAAGATATGTCATCATTGGGACCTAAAGAGGATGGAGACAATTCTGAGGGAGCTCCTGAAACCCCCTTCGTACTGCCAGACAGAGCCTCTATAACGCCAGCACAGGAGCAGAAAGTGTGGGAGAAAGTAGAAGCCATTGAGTCGACAGTACCAGTTTACGTCGCGATCCTGAACAAGTGCAATGTTGCTCGCAAATCCGGCATGATGATA AACATGGGAAAGCAGTACGCGTCAAGGTATCTCGAAAAACAGTACTTTACTGGGCATCATGGAAAGAAGAATGTTATCAGTCTGGTGCTTCAACGGGAGGGGAAGAGTAGGACGTGGGACACGGAGCTGCGACGCAGGACTGATCGTATGATGATCTGTAAAGGATGGGTTGCTTTCGCCCGTGGCAACCACCTGCGGGTGGGTGACCTCTGCCTCCTCAAGCTGATGGAGAGCGAGGAGCCGCTGAAGATGATGGTTTACATCATTCGCCGTGAGAAGTGCTTACATTGA